The following proteins are encoded in a genomic region of Hirundo rustica isolate bHirRus1 chromosome 3, bHirRus1.pri.v3, whole genome shotgun sequence:
- the QRSL1 gene encoding glutamyl-tRNA(Gln) amidotransferase subunit A, mitochondrial, producing the protein MLRASLRQVSAALKEGRVTPTELCQRCLAVIKSTKFLNAYITVTEETALKQAEESEERYKRGQPLGILDGIPIAVKDNFNTAGIETTCASNMLKGYISPYNATVVQKLLDHGAVLLGKTNLDEFAMGSGSTDGVFGPVRNPWSYSKQYKEKSVPKSHSEDEEFNWVITGGSSGGSAAAVSSFTCFAALGSDTGGSTRNPAAHCGVVGLKPTYGLISRHGLIPLVNSMDVPGILTRCVDDAAVLLGSLAGHDPKDSTTIQDDFKPFELPNLTDVSKLSIGIPKEYHAPGLSSEILALWSKAADLFKNAGAKVVEVSLPHTCYSIVCYHVLCTAEVASNMARFDGLEYGHRSDTKDSTESMYAATRREGFNDVVRGRILSGNYFLLKQNYEKYFVKAQKVRRLIANDFVKVFRSGVDVLLTPTTLNDAAPYTEFIQEDNRTRSAQDDILTQAANMAGLPAINVPTALSERGLPVGLQFIGRSFQEKQLLTVAKWFEKQVQFPVIQLEEVKRHDSGVFQHEKSASFS; encoded by the exons AAAAGCACCAAGTTTCTGAATGCATACATTACCGTAACGGAAGAGACCGCTTTGAAGCAGGCTGAAGAATCAGAGGAAAGATATAAAAGAG GTCAGCCACTGGGCATTCTAGATGGAATTCCTATTGCTGTAAAAGACAACTTTAATACAGCTGGCATTGAGACAACATGTGCATCAAATATGCTAAAAG GTTATATTTCTCCTTACAATGCTACAGTAGTTCAGAAATTACTGGATCATGGAGCTGTGCTTTTAGGTAAAACAAACCTAGATGAATTTGCAATGGG ATCTGGGAGTACGGATGGAGTATTTGGACCAGTCAGAAATCCCTGGAGTTATTCAAAACAGTACAAGGAAAAGTCTGTCCCAAAATCCCATTCTGAAGACGAGGAGTTTAACTGGGTAATTACAGGAGGGAGCTCAGGAGGCAGCGCGGCTGCTGTGTCATCTTTCACGTGTTTTGC AGCCTTAGGGTCAGACACAGGAGGATCTACTCGAAACCCTGCTGCTCACTGTGGTGTTGTAGGTTTAAAGCCAACATATGGACTGATCTCTCGCCATGGTCTCATTCCTCTAGTGAACTCCATGGATGTGCCAGGAATCCTCACCAGATGTGTGGATGATGCAGCAGTTTTGTTAG GTTCACTTGCTGGACATGATCCTAAGGACTCTACCACAATTCAGGATGACTTTAAACCGTTTGAACTACCTAATTTGACTGATGTCAGCAAGCTCTCAATAGGAATTCCAAAG GAATATCATGCACCAGGGCTGTCTAGTGAAATTCTGGCTCTCTGGTCAAAGGCTGCTGACCTGTTTAAGAATGCAGGTGCTAAAGTGGTTGAAGTGAGCTTACCACACACTTGTTACTCCATTGTCTGCTATCATGTGCTGTGCACAGCAGAAGTGGCATCAAATATGGCCAGGTTTGATGGACTGGAATATG GACATCGTTCTGACACGAAGGATTCCACCGAAAGTATGTATGCTGCAACACGACGAGAAGGCTTCAATGATGTTGTAAGAGGAAGGATTCTGTCAGGAAACTACTTCTTGTTGAAACA GAACTATGAGAAGTACTTTGTCAAGGCGCAGAAGGTGAGACGTCTCATTGCCAATGACTTTGTAAAGGTTTTCAGGAGCGGTGTTGATGTTTTACTCACTCCCACCACTCTGAATGATGCAGCACCATACACGGAATTCATCCAAGAAGACAACAGGACCCGCAGTGCTCAAGATGACATCCTGACACAGGCTGCAAACATGGCTG gactGCCAGCCATAAATGTCCCTACAGCTCTTTCAGAGAGAGGCTTGCCAGTTGGGCTTCAGTTCATTGGACGTTCATTCCAGGAGAAGCAGCTTCTCACTGTAGCCAAATGGTTTGAAAAACAAGTACAGTTCCCAGTGATTCAACTAGAAGAAGTAAAAAGGCATGACAGTGGTGTCTTTCAGCATGAGAAATCTGCTTCTTTCTCGTAG